A single genomic interval of uncultured Desulfobulbus sp. harbors:
- a CDS encoding ATP-binding protein → MRGPKPDVVRRKTGPNESRIKKAFLWLVQQWALINWPRLRLPQVSIPLPRFKFIALKPSFRLRKSSDGLLPFALVKYFSFTSLILILIASFILSWVIATNAKNVLLQRSEAYSRLFADNLNRQVFLQFVLPTVVRYGRIALSEQDQYERLDKIVANITRGMRIDSVTIYEPHQNRIAYSTMADLMGKRDMGGLEYLKAAKGESNSVLISGGSLFSFIQGLEDVSCTLKTYVPFRQENKLGERTGEIMGVIEVVQDLSEDLSAIIRLQARVIILSLAIMAVLFVVLSLIVVRANRIMAERAAERLRLEEQLNEAQRLASLGKMVAAVSHEIKNPLGIVRSTAEILGNRIGKVAPGNERLANIIVEETSRLDSIVREFLDFARPRDVDKKLGSLNGVVERLIRFMEPELHAKEVKVELALDPDLPEIFFDSEQIYQVLFNIAFNAIQAMPEGGVLQMVTGLADRERVFVNLRDSGIGMPAEKVEQIFTPFFTDKNRGTGLGLTIAKSIVEKHEGCIEVSSEPGQGSTFRILLPIDNTPVELESVA, encoded by the coding sequence ATGAGAGGGCCGAAACCCGATGTGGTCCGGCGCAAGACCGGCCCCAACGAGTCCCGCATCAAGAAAGCATTCCTCTGGCTTGTCCAGCAGTGGGCACTGATTAATTGGCCAAGGCTGCGTTTGCCCCAGGTCTCTATCCCACTGCCTCGATTCAAATTTATCGCTCTCAAGCCCAGTTTTCGCCTGCGAAAATCAAGCGACGGGCTGTTGCCCTTTGCCTTGGTCAAGTATTTCAGCTTTACCTCGTTGATTCTGATCCTGATAGCCTCCTTCATCCTTTCCTGGGTGATTGCGACCAATGCCAAAAATGTATTGTTGCAACGCTCCGAGGCCTATTCGCGGCTCTTTGCCGATAACCTCAATCGGCAGGTGTTTCTTCAATTTGTTTTACCCACGGTGGTGCGCTACGGCCGTATTGCCCTTTCGGAGCAGGATCAGTACGAGCGGCTGGACAAGATTGTGGCCAATATCACCCGCGGAATGCGCATCGATTCGGTGACGATCTACGAGCCGCATCAGAATCGCATTGCCTACTCGACCATGGCCGACCTGATGGGCAAGCGGGATATGGGCGGTCTTGAGTACCTGAAGGCCGCCAAGGGAGAGAGCAACTCGGTTTTGATCAGCGGTGGATCGCTGTTCAGTTTTATCCAAGGCCTGGAGGATGTTTCCTGCACCCTGAAGACCTATGTGCCCTTTCGCCAGGAAAATAAGCTCGGTGAGCGGACCGGCGAGATCATGGGCGTGATCGAGGTGGTGCAGGACCTCTCCGAGGATCTCAGTGCCATTATTCGGCTGCAGGCACGGGTTATCATTCTTTCGTTGGCGATCATGGCGGTGCTGTTCGTGGTCCTCAGCCTGATTGTAGTTCGCGCCAATCGGATCATGGCGGAACGGGCCGCCGAACGGCTGCGTCTGGAAGAACAGCTCAACGAGGCTCAGCGGCTGGCTTCATTGGGGAAGATGGTGGCCGCCGTCTCCCATGAGATCAAAAATCCGCTGGGCATAGTTCGATCCACGGCCGAGATTCTCGGCAACCGTATCGGCAAGGTGGCACCAGGCAATGAACGGCTGGCCAATATCATTGTCGAGGAGACCTCTCGTCTGGACAGCATCGTTCGGGAATTCCTTGATTTTGCCAGGCCCCGCGATGTGGATAAAAAGCTTGGCTCGCTCAATGGCGTGGTCGAGCGGCTCATTCGATTCATGGAACCGGAGCTGCATGCCAAAGAGGTGAAAGTCGAGTTGGCGCTCGATCCTGACCTGCCGGAGATTTTTTTTGACAGTGAGCAAATCTACCAGGTGTTGTTCAATATTGCCTTTAACGCCATCCAGGCCATGCCGGAGGGCGGCGTTCTCCAGATGGTGACCGGTTTGGCTGACCGGGAGCGTGTCTTTGTCAATCTGCGCGATAGCGGCATCGGTATGCCGGCTGAGAAAGTGGAGCAGATATTCACCCCCTTTTTCACCGATAAGAATCGGGGGACAGGTCTTGGCCTGACCATTGCCAAGAGCATCGTCGAAAAACACGAGGGCTGCATCGAAGTCAGCAGCGAGCCGGGGCAGGGCAGCACCTTTCGCATTCTTCTGCCTATCGACAATACTCCGGTTGAGCTCGAATCGGTTGCTTGA